The DNA sequence GTAATCGTCGCTATCGAAAAGATCGATATAATTGGGATCGCTCGGGTGAAGATTGCCGCCCGCATGATCCCAAGCTTGGCCCACTGGGTTGACCTTGACTGCCGGGTTCGACGGATTGTCAGTGTTGAGTGAGTCTGCGAGTGCTTGATAATTCGTGACCAACTCGTTGAGCATTTCATCGGTCGACTCAAAGGTGCTGGAAGTGGATGTCCCGGTGATCAGGGAGTGGATCGCCGCACGTGCCCAAGTCTGGTAAAGGTGCACTTGCGTATCGGGGTTGTTGGCCAAAATCGAACCATACAGCAGTGTGCCGTAAGTCATGTGCTCCGAGACATTGCCGATATGGGTGGGCTCGGTGGAATAATTTTGCATCACCACGTGGGTCCATGGCTGCGAGGCAATTTCGGTCTGATGGTTTTCGTAGTGATATTGAAAATCCTTACCGCGGACAGCGGCTATCGCAGTAGTCGGATCTTCCTGCCCCGCCGCTCGTGCGAGGGCGTCGAAGATGTCCGGAACATTCCGGGCTCCGCCACTACCGAGTGTGAAGCTGTTGCCCAGGAACAACACCTTGTTTTCTGCACCAGCAAAGTTCGTGAGTGTCACTAGGGCCAATATCGTGGTCGCGAGGTGGTTATATAACGCTTTCATGTCGTTGGGGCATTGCATTTTAGAGTCCCCGAAGATGGGTTGAGTCATCGGCCCAGCTTGGAGGTGTATCGGCGGGTTCATCTATTGTGTTTCAATAGAGAATTCAGTGCCGACTATTCTTAATATCGATAATCGAAGTTAAGATTTTATCTAACAGCCTAGCTGGAAATAATGCAACATATATTCATGTTTCATTAAAGGATTTCACGCGCAGCCCCATTTTCGCTTTCTTGAAGTGGAATGAACATCGCCGTGAATGCGGCGCACAGTGTGATTGCTGTCGCCCAGGTAGGGGGCATTTGCCCTTGTAGGGGAGGTGGGGCTTAGGTGGTCAAGTTGCGGATCACTTTGGTTGGCAGCACTTTGTTCTGTTTGATGCGATCACCAATAAGTTTTCCCGCGACCGATCCCATTTCGACGAAGGGGATATCGACTGTGGACAATCCGCCCAAGTGAGCGATCTCGGTTCCCATTCCGGAGATGATGCCGACTTTTTCCGGGCAGCGGATGCCGGCCAAGCGGATGGTATCGAGAAGGAGTTTGCAGACGCTGTCTTCCAGACAGAAAATTCCAATGCGCTCGGGGGCGTTGCGGATGAGTTCGACCAGCTGTTGGCGTTCCCGGTTGTTTGTGGCCAGGCAAACGTCCTCCGGATTGAATTGGGTCAGTTCGCGGGCGGCCTTTTCGCCTGCCTCGGCCATTTGGTCGACGGCTGAGTCACCCTTGAAGGGAATCGCGATGATGATCCGCTCGTAGTTCTGGTCCAGAAGGTGACTGATCGCCTGGCGGCCTGCCGTGTCGTAATCGATACTGACCGAAGAGATGCCCTCGACCTTTGTCGATCGCCACAGGAGGACTGCGTTGCGCAGGTCGTCGACGCAGTGGTCGAGCACGTCTTCGTGCCAAAGATGGTCGAGTAGAAAGCCATGTTGGCTTTGCGGGTTGGTGCGCAACACTCGTCGAAATGACTTGAGCTGTTCCACGGAGTTTTGGAACTGAGGGGCCTCCTCTGGTTCGGTCAGAGTGACTAGGCGGACATCTGATGGGAACAGCAGGCTGCGACGTGCCTCGGCGCACTGTCTGCTAAATCCTTGGAGCATTAGTCGATAGCTTACATGCCGCGCGGTGAGCTCGCGCACCAAGCAGAACACGGGTTTGGGGCGTTCTGCCATTTCGCGTCCACTGGGCAGGAAATAGCGACCGCTGTCGCTGCGCCAGACTAAGCCTTCCTTGTTGAAGCGGCGCAAGACGCGATGGGCAGTCACATTGGACACACCGAACTTGTCCGCCAGATCCCGCGTGACGGGTAGCGGGTTGCTGGGGTCCCAGTTCCCGTCCTTCAGAAGCTTCAGGATTTCTTTTTCCAGTTTGATGACTTGTTGTCCTTTTTTTCGCGGCATAAACGAGATCTAGATTTATTGGAGAATCGCCCTGC is a window from the Cerasicoccus sp. TK19100 genome containing:
- a CDS encoding substrate-binding domain-containing protein, whose product is MPRKKGQQVIKLEKEILKLLKDGNWDPSNPLPVTRDLADKFGVSNVTAHRVLRRFNKEGLVWRSDSGRYFLPSGREMAERPKPVFCLVRELTARHVSYRLMLQGFSRQCAEARRSLLFPSDVRLVTLTEPEEAPQFQNSVEQLKSFRRVLRTNPQSQHGFLLDHLWHEDVLDHCVDDLRNAVLLWRSTKVEGISSVSIDYDTAGRQAISHLLDQNYERIIIAIPFKGDSAVDQMAEAGEKAARELTQFNPEDVCLATNNRERQQLVELIRNAPERIGIFCLEDSVCKLLLDTIRLAGIRCPEKVGIISGMGTEIAHLGGLSTVDIPFVEMGSVAGKLIGDRIKQNKVLPTKVIRNLTT